A stretch of the Malus sylvestris chromosome 10, drMalSylv7.2, whole genome shotgun sequence genome encodes the following:
- the LOC126584298 gene encoding E3 ubiquitin-protein ligase SINA-like 7 — protein sequence MARSSPLSNGESDLEKEVLMRPRRHLSRGFLPSEESDEEVSIIRRTKRARLSRPNPFAPHTRVRAPRAKRVRGDVEREEEESDHDFTPVTMVRASRARRGRGYAGREEDESDSDGSEGDRYSDGGEVDHYRDGGEVDHYHDRSEEGDRYRDRSEEGDRYRDRSEEEDRYRDGSEDEEREEDKIEVEDEEENNERSDKTIITLTDPYLFECPICYEPLTIPVFQCDQNGHIACSSCISKINNKCPSCSGSICSNRCRAIEKILESVSTISCRNAKHGCKESVTYDKRSEHQKTCVYLPCSCPHLGCDFVASSKQICQHFRHKHFGSAKPFEYHCSFPVTLTVTDKFVVFQEKNEGTLFVLKNHCVKELGNAVTLSCIQPSSTGGFFYDLVAKTKGNRLRLQAFTKSTPRIIIDDSPPKTGFHLIPTDFISSCGQLKMDLCIWPEDDHPISIL from the coding sequence atGGCAAGATCATCGCCGTTGAGCAATGGAGAGTCAGATTTAGAGAAAGAAGTACTGATGCGGCCCCGGCGCCATTTATCACGTGGTTTCCTTCCAAGTGAAGAGTCAGATGAAGAAGTCAGCATCATCCGAAGGACCAAGAGAGCTCGTCTGAGTCGTCCGAATCCTTTTGCTCCTCATACCAGGGTTAGGGCACCCAGGGCCAAAAGGGTTCGAGGAGATgtggaaagagaagaagaggaaagtgATCACGACTTCACTCCTGTTACAATGGTTAGGGCATCCAGAGCCAGAAGAGGTCGGGGATACGCGggaagagaagaagatgaaagtgATAGTGATGGAAGTGAAGGAGATCGCTATAGTGACGGAGGTGAAGTAGATCACTATCGTGACGGAGGTGAAGTAGATCACTATCATGACAGGAGTGAAGAAGGAGATCGCTATCGTGACAGGAGTGAAGAAGGAGATCGCTATCGTGACAGGAGTGAAGAAGAAGATCGCTATCGTGatggaagtgaagatgaagaaagagaagaagataaaatCGAAGTTGAAGACGAAGAGGAAAATAATGAAAGGTCTGATAAAACTATCATAACCCTAACTGACCCATATCTGTTTGAATGCCCAATTTGCTATGAACCTTTGACCATCCCTGTCTTCCAATGTGATCAAAATGGGCATATAGCTTGCTCCTCTTGCATCAGCAAAATTAATAACAAATGTCCCTCCTGCTCCGGGTCCATTTGCTCTAATCGTTGCCGTGCAATTGAGAAGATCCTTGAATCAGTTTCAACAATATCATGCCGAAATGCCAAGCATGGATGCAAAGAGTCGGTCACTTATGACAAAAGAAGTGAGCATCAAAAGACATGTGTGTACTTGCCTTGTTCATGCCCCCATCTAGGCTGTGACTTTGTCGCTTCATCCAAGCAGATATGTCAACACTTCAGGCATAAACATTTTGGTTCGGCAAAACCATTTGAGTACCACTGCAGTTTTCCAGTTACCTTAACAGTTACTGACAAATTTGTGGTTTTCCAAGAAAAGAATGAAGGTACATTATTTGTTCTCAAGAACCATTGTGTTAAAGAACTAGGAAATGCCGTGACGCTTAGCTGTATTCAACCCAGCTCCACAGGAGGCTTCTTCTATGACCTTGTTGCAAAAACCAAGGGAAATCGCCTAAGATTACAGGCTTTCACAAAGAGCACTCCAAGAATTATAATTGATGATAGCCCTCCTAAAACAGGTTTCCACTTAATCCCAACTGATTTTATCAGTTCTTGCGGCCAGCTCAAGATGGATCTCTGCATATGGCCTGAGGATGACCACCCTATATCCATCCTTTGA
- the LOC126585280 gene encoding uncharacterized protein LOC126585280, which produces MSLLSSARLRPLRLFPYYAHSKEVCNGYTSDPPFQISPSTPVQIDPIAIYFHTRQPNSRPPPLSLSLRSPSSLSKIPNSKFDSDRSLINQQKVECFMNKNGEAELYQVSQPNGGGDCGKHGDQDKGRYSWIFPSGCVLLSHWFKGKL; this is translated from the exons ATGTCGTTGCTAAGCTCTGCGCGACTGCGCCCATTGAGGTTGTTTCCATACTATGCCCATTCAAAAGAAGTATGTAATGGATATACATCTGATCCTCCATTTCAAATTTCTCCAAGTACTCCCGTACAAATTGATCCAATTGCTATCTATTTTCACACTCGACAACCTAATTCTCGTCCaccccctctctccctctctctccgcTCACCTTCTTCCCTCTCTAAAATCCCCAATTCCAAGTTCGATTCCGATCGAAGCCTCATCAATCAACAAAAAG TGGAGTGTTTCATGAATAAAAATGGGGAAGCTGAGTTATATCAAGTATCACAACCCAACGGCGGTGGTGATTGTGGCAAGCATGGTGATCAAGACAAGGGTAGATACAGTTGGATTTTCCCCTCAGGTTGTGTCTTGTTAAGTCATTGGTTCAAGGGGAAGTTATAA